The following is a genomic window from Desulfomicrobium macestii.
ATCAGGATCTTTCCGGGACAGTGCGTGAGGATCTTCTTGAGATCGATGCAGAGAAATCATTCTGGTCCACGCTGCAGGCGATCGAGCCTGTCTGGGCTGAACTGGCGGCCACGGAGGACTATCCGAGCATGCTGTCCCGCCTGCGGGTGCTGCGGCCGGCCGTGGATGAATTCTTCGACGGGGTCATGGTCATGTGCGAAGATCCCGGACTGCGCGCCAATCGCCTGAATCTGCTTTATCGCCTGGTCAATACCCTGGGGCGCGTCGCGGATTTCGGAAAATTCCAGGTCTAGGCTACCCAAGGCTTGACAGATCGCGAATGCTTCGGCTAATGACGCCGGATTGCAGAGGCATCTTGATGCTGATAGAAACACGCGTTTAATTTGAGAAGGAGTTATATTTTGGCCAATCACAAGTCTGCCCTGAAGAGACACCGCCAGAGCCTGAAGGCTCGCGAGCGCAACAGAATGATGAAAACTCGGGTGAAGAACGCCACAAAGGCTTTGCATGCAGCCATCGAGTCCAACGACAACGAAGCCGTCGCAAACGCCCTGAAGAACGTCACCTCCATTCTGGACAAGGCCGCGAGCAAGAAGATCGTGCACTGGCGTACCGCAGCCAGAAAGATTTCCAGGCTCTCCGTGGCCTCGAACAAAATCTAGTCACTCTACGCCTTCAATTCAGTCACGAAAGCCCGTCATGATGCTGCATGACGGGTTTTTTGTTTTTTTGGGGGTAAGAATAGGTCCTATAGGACCCATGGGACCTATGAAAAGCCCAAGAATTGACACCGCTGTGCGATAGGGTTATCGATTATCGTTCAACAGTCTTTTTTCTTTGTTTTTTCATCAAAATTTTCGGAGGTTTCCATGAACGCGGCAAAATGTGTCATTGCGCTTGTCGCCTTTCTGTTGACTTGTGTTCCGGCCTTTGCGGCCGATGCAATCAAGATCGGCGCCATCCTTTCCGTGACCGGTCCGGCGTCCTTCCTGGGCGAACCCGAAAAGAACACGCTGATCATGCTTCAGGATCAACTTAACGCCGCTGGCGGGGTGAATGGTCAGCAGGTCGAAGTCATCGTTTACGATGACGAATCGGACGTGAACAAGTGCGTCATGGCCGCCAAGAAGCTGCTTGATCAGGACCAGGTGGCCGTGGTCATCGGACCCAGCATTTCCGGCAACACCTTGGCCATCTCCAAGTTTTTCTCTTCCGCCGAAGTGCCGCTGGTTTCCTGCGCCGCCGCCGAGAAGATCGTGCGCCCCGTGGATCCGTGGGTGTTCAACACTCCGCAGCTTGACCGCCACGCCGTGACCAGAATCCTCCAGGACGCCAAGGCCAAGGGGTATTCAAGGCTCGCCATTTTGACCGTATCCGACGGCTACGGCCAAGCCGGGCGTGGAGTTCTGAAGGAGCTCATCCCCGCACAAGGATTCGAGCTTGCCGCCGATGAGGTCTACGGACCCAAGGACACCGACATGACCGCGCAGCTGACCAAGATCAAGGGCGCAGGCGCGGACGCCATCATTTGCTGGGGCACCAATCCCGGCCCGGCCGTGGTCGCCCGTAACCGTGTCCAGCTGGGCCTGACCGTGCCTTTATACATGAGCCACGGCGTGGCCTCGAACAAGTTCATCGAGCTTGCCGGGGATGCCGCCGAAGGTCTCATTCTGCCCGCCGGCCGCCTGGTGGCGGTGGAGCAGGTCCCGGCCGATCACCCCCAGAAGGCCGTGCTTGAAGCCTATGTGGAGGGATACACCAAAACCTACGGCACCCAGATTTCGTCTTTTGGCGGTTATGCCCATGACGCCTTCGCGCTGGTCATGGAAGCCATCGCCAAGGGCGGTTCCGCCAAATCAGCCGATATTCGCGACAACCTGGAAAAAATTTCAGGCTTCGCGGGCACCTCGGGAGTGTATACCTATTCACCCGAGAATCATAACGGCCTCGACGAGTCCGCATTCATCATGGTCACCATCGAAAACGGCGCCTGGAAGGCCCTGAACTAAATCATTAAATGAGCAGAAGCCGGCGGAGATTCAAGTCCGCCGGCTTTTTTCATGTGAGAAAATGGATCCATCCAGCCTGCTGCAATATCTGATCACGGGGCTCACGCTGGGCAGTACCTACGGGCTCACTGCCTTGGGTTTCACCATCATCTTCAACACCACCGGCGTCATCAATTTCGCCCAGGGTGAATTTGTCATGCTCGGCGGGATGATGAGCGTCTACTTCATGCACTCCCGGGGTTTTAGCGAGCCTGCGGCAGTGGTGCTGGCGGTTCTCGGGGCGACCATGGCCGGTGCCCTGGTGGAGCGCCTGGCCATCCGCCCGGTGCGGGACTGCCCGACCATCAACCTGATCATCATCACCATCGGCGTTTCGATTTTCATTCGTGGTTTGGCCATGTTGCTTTGGGGCAAGGACACTCACGTTCTCGAACCTTTTTCGGGAAATCAGCCGATCATGTTCCTTGGCGCCGCCATCATGCCGCAGGCCATCTGGGTCCTGGTCATAAGCCTTTTTCTGCTCGGCGCCCTGAAGATGTTTTTCTCCGGGACCATCCACGGCAAGGCCATGCTGGCCTGCTCCTTTGATTCCAAGGCCGCATCGCTGGTCGGCATCGGCGTGCAGCGCATGGTGCTTCTGTCGTTCATGATCTCCGCCCTGGTCGGCGCCGTCGGCGGCGTGATTCTGGCTCCCATCACCATGACCTCCTATGACGTCGGCATCATGCTCGGTCTCAAAGGGTTCGCGGCCTGCATTCTGGGCGGACTGGGCAATCCTTTCGGGGCGGCGGCCGGGGGCGTCATCCTCGGGGTGCTGGAATCGTTTGGGGCAGGGTTTGTGTCCTCGGCCTACAAGGACGCGCTGGCCTTTGTCATTTTGCTGATTCTTCTTTTCGTCAAACCTTCCGGCCTCTTCGGCCTCAAAGACTCCAAGAGGGTGTGAAGTGGCGTATCGAAAGGACATGATCTGGCTGGCGTTTTTCTTCGGGTTGCTGATGCTGGCCCCGGCGCTGCTGCCGAACAACTATTATCTGACCATCCTCATCCTGGGATGCCTGCACGCCATGAACGCCGTGGGCCTGTGCCTGCTGGTCGGGCATGCCGGACAGATTTCCCTGGGACATGCCGGCTTCTATGGCCTGGGCGCGTACACCAGTTCCTACCTGAGCACGACCGTGGGTCTGTCGGTCGGCCTGTCCATGCTCTCCGGCGTGGCCCTGACCGTGGTGGTCAGCATTCTTGTGGGATTGCCGTCCCTGAAGCTCAAGGGGCACTACCTGGCCATGGCCACTTTGGGGTTTGGCATCATTCTTTCCATCCTCTTCACCGAGACCGTGGACATAACCGGTGGTCCGTCCGGTTTTGTGGGCATTCCACGCCTGTCCCTTTTCGGTTTTGAGCTGCGCAAGGATGTGACCCTCTATCGCGCCGTGGCCGTGATGCTGTGCCTCATTGTCTGGTTTTCCTTCAATCTGCTGCACAGCCGCGTTGGCCGGGCCCTGCGCGCCCTGCACACCTCGGAGAGGGCGGCCGAGGCCATGGGGGTGGACATCGCGCGATACAAGCTCCTCGTCTTCGTTCTTTCCGCAGCCTTTTCCGGTATCGCAGGGGTTCTTTACGCCCATTACCTGACCTTCATCGCCCCTTCGTCTTTTGGCTTCATGTTTTCCGTGGAGCTGATCGTCATGGTTGTGCTGGGTGGCATGATCAGCGTGCCGGGAGCCATTGTGGGGGCTTTTTTCGTCACCGTTCTGCCCGAATTCCTGCGTGCCTTCGAGAACATCGAGGTTCTGCTCTTCGGCGCCATCCTGATTCTGTGCATGATGTTCCTGCCCGACGGCATGGCCGGGGGCTGGAACAGGCTGTGGTCCTGGGGCAAGGCCCGTCTTTCGGGGGCAGCCCATGAATAGCCCGATTCTTGGATGCAGCGGCATCAGCGTGCGTTTCGGAGGGGTTCAAGCCCTGGCGGACATTCATTTTGAGGCCATGCGCGACGAGATCACGGCCATCATCGGTCCCAACGGAGCGGGCAAGACAACGCTCCTCAATGTCATCTCCGGCATGGTCACCCCAAGCCATGGCACCCTGACCTTCGAGGGGCGTGGCATCACGGCCCTTCCGGCGCACGAAAGGGCCTGGGGCGGAATGGTGCGCACCTTTCAGAATCTGGAGATTTTTTCCAACATGACGGTGCTTGAGAATGTGACCATGGGCTGCCACGGGCGACTGTCCCTGCCTGCCTGGCACAGCCTCCTGCGCACGCCGAAATCGCGACGCCTGGAAGACGAGGTCCGCCGCGAAGCCCTGGAAGCGCTTGATTTCGTGGGTATGGCCGACCTGGCTTCAGTCACGGCCAAGGATCTGGCCTTCGGCAAACAGCGACTGCTCGAACTGGCTCGTGCGCTGGCGGCGCGGCCAAAGCTCCTGCTGCTCGATGAACCGGCGGCCGGACTCAACATAGCCGAAACTCAGGTCCTGGCCGACCTGATCATGCGCATTCGCGACACCTATAATCTTTCCGTCATCCTGGTCGAACATGACATGGAACTTGTGATGCGCATCAGCGACTCCATCCTGGTGCTGTGTTTCGGGCAGACCATCAGTCGCGGCACCCCGGCCCAGGTCCAGAAGGACCCCAAGGTCATCGCCGCATATCTGGGCGGGGACGAGGACTGATCATGCAGCCCACACTTCTTTCACTCAAGAACATGGACGTCTTTTACGGCCGCATCCATGCCGTGCGCCGCGCCACTCTGCACGTGCGCCAGGGCGAGATCGTGGCTCTCATCGGCGGCAACGGCGCGGGCAAGACCACCATGCTCTGCACCATCTCCGGGTTGATCCGACCCGGGCAGGGCAGCGTCATTTTTGGCGAGGAGGATCTGGTACGGCGCAGTCCGGAACAGATTGTGCGCGCCGGAATTTCGCATGTGCCCGAGGGGCGACTCGTGTTCAGCCCGCTTTCCGTCGAGGACAATCTGCGCCTGGGCGCCTATACGCGTCCGCGATTCCGGCAGCGCGCCGGCATTGCCGAGGATCTTCAGACCATGTACTCCATGTTCCCGGTCCTGCGCGAGCGCCGCACTCAGGCCGCCGGGACCTTGTCCGGCGGCGAGCAACAGATGCTGGCCATCGGCAGGGCGCTCATGGCCCGTCCCAGGCTGCTGCTTCTGGATGAGCCGGGCATGGGGCTGGCCCCGCTTGTGGTCAAGGATATTTTTCACCACATTGTGGAACTGCGCGATCGTCTTGGCCTGACAGTGTTGCTTGTGGAGCAGAACGCCCGTAGCGCGCTCAAGATCGCCGACAGGGGGTATGTACTGGAAAACGGACGGGTCATCCTGCAGGGCACGGCCGATGAGCTACTTGCCAATCGCGATGTGCAGCGCGCTTATCTGGGCCGCGAGCTGGATGCTTGAAAAGGTTCAATCGTCATGTTGCTGAGTGCGAAACGAATCAGCAAGAATGTCACAATTCACTTGGAACTTGTGCGACCTTGCGTCTTACACATGATCCTTTTCTAAATTCCAGCGCATTATCCTGAATTTTAAGGGTTTATAGGGGGTAGAAGATGTACTGGCAAAGCGAGTATGAATGCATGGAGCGTGGCGAGCTGGAGCTTTTGCAGCTTGAGCGGTTGCAGGCAACATTGAACCGCGTGGCGCGCAACGTGCCGCTCTACCGCAAGCGCTTCGCGGAGCTTGGCATCGATCCTTACGACGTGCAGTCCCTTGAGGATGTGAAGCGGCTGCCTTTCACCACCAAGGAAGATCTGCGGCAAAACTATCCGTACGGCCTTTTTGCCGTACCCCTGCGCGATGTCGTGCGCATGCAGGCCTCCACGGGTACCACCGGCAAGCCAACGGTGGTGGGATACACCTCCGGCGATGTGCGTCGCTGGTCCGAGCTGGCCGCACGCATCCTTACGGCGGGCGGGGTGACCAAGGATGACGCCGTGCAGATCGCCTTCAATTATGGCCTTTTTACCGGCGCTTTCGGCGTCCATTCCGGGGCGGAGCTGATCGGCGCATCTGTCATCCCCAGTTCTGGTGGGGACGCCAGACGCCAGATTTCCATCATGCAGGATTACCGGACCACGGCCCTGGTCTGCACTCCCAGCTATGCTCTGCACCTTGCCGACACACTGGATGAGATGGGCGTCAACAAGACCGCGCTCAGTCTGCGCTTCGGCCTGTTCGGTTCGGAGCCCTGGACCGAGGAGACCCGCCGGGAAATCGAGAGCCGGTTGGGCATTCAGGCCACGGACAATTACGGCTTGAGCGAAATAACGGGCGTGGCGGGGGAGTGTCTGGAACGGGCCGGTTTGCACATCAACGAGGATCATTTCCTGGCCGAGATCGTGGACCCGGACACCGGCGAGGTTCTTCCCGCAGGCGCAAAGGGTGAGCTGGTCCTGACCACGTTGACCAAGGAAGCCTTTCCCCTGATTCGTTTCCGAACCGGGGACCTGACCACGCTCATTGACGCGCCCTGCCCCTGCGGCAGGACGTTAAAGCGCATGACCCGCATCCCGGGCCGCAGCGACGACATGCTCATCATTCACGGAGTAAACGTCTTTCCGGCCCAGATCGAGGCGGTCATCGCCGGCACGGGCCTGACCGATCCTCATTATCAGATCGTACTGGACCGGGTCGGACATATGGACCTGGCCACCATCAAACTCGAAGCCCCGGAATCCTTCTGTACTGACTCCATCAAGAAATCACAGCGCATCCTCGAAAACGTGCGCATCCGTCTGCAAACGGAACTGGGCGTTGCATTTGAGGTCCGATTGGTGGAGCCGAGGACCATCGAAAGAGTCAACGGCGGCCGGATCGTGGATCGTCGCAAGATGTAGGGCTCGCAAAGCGCCAAAACGTGCGTCTCTGGCCGGGCTGAAGTGGCTCTGCTTGTTTTAACACGTTCGCCCGTTTCTTAAGTGGAATATCGGCTTTTCTGACTCTGCCTTCTCACTGGCGACATTCATTCGGCGTAAGCCTCGTCAGGTGCTTTCTTGCCCAACAGTGAATGTAGACGCTTTTGATTGAACCTAAACATATATTCTATGATCGATATTCAGGCATTGCTCGCTATTTCGTATTCGCAAAAAAGTACAAGAAATGTTAATTTCCAGTATCATGCTGTTTAATTTATTCGATTATACTTTAAAATTTTCTCTTTTACCACATCATAAATAAAAAAAACAATAAATTTTGGATACTCAAACATATATCTATTAAATAATTTTGGTTCATCGTAAATTCGATACATCCAACGTAAATTTAACTTATCAATCCACCTTGGATAATAATCGATTCCTTGCGAAGCTGTTTGATGCAAAAAAGCGCCACACGTATAACCAATTCCATGCCATCCAGTAGCGATTAGATCTAGTAAGAATTTTTCCTGATAAGGTGCTCCCATTCCAATAATAACAAGTTCATACTCACCTTTACATAATTCAAGAATAACATTTGAACGTTCATCTATAGATGAAAAAAAACCAGATGAAGTGTATTCAATACGCAAATCTGGAAATATAGATTGAAAAATTTTGCTGGATCTTTCTGCAACTCCAGCTTCCCCGCCAACTATAGCCAAGCGCCAACCGTGTTGACTCGCTGTGGAAAAGACGATTGGTGCTAGGGAAGTCATATCAAAACTTCGCCGAGTCGTTCTGATTCCAAGAATCCTACATAATATTTTTAATGCGATTCCGTCAAAATATAGACGATCAAATTTCTCGATTGCGTATATATTTCTACGAGCTACATTATAAGTAAAAGGGTTGAGAAAAGTCGCAATACCTTTCGACAAAGGTTGGTCGCTCGCCTTGCGTCTCAGAATATCAATCATTTGGATCTCGCGGTGT
Proteins encoded in this region:
- a CDS encoding ABC transporter ATP-binding protein, with product MNSPILGCSGISVRFGGVQALADIHFEAMRDEITAIIGPNGAGKTTLLNVISGMVTPSHGTLTFEGRGITALPAHERAWGGMVRTFQNLEIFSNMTVLENVTMGCHGRLSLPAWHSLLRTPKSRRLEDEVRREALEALDFVGMADLASVTAKDLAFGKQRLLELARALAARPKLLLLDEPAAGLNIAETQVLADLIMRIRDTYNLSVILVEHDMELVMRISDSILVLCFGQTISRGTPAQVQKDPKVIAAYLGGDED
- a CDS encoding WecB/TagA/CpsF family glycosyltransferase — its product is MIDILRRKASDQPLSKGIATFLNPFTYNVARRNIYAIEKFDRLYFDGIALKILCRILGIRTTRRSFDMTSLAPIVFSTASQHGWRLAIVGGEAGVAERSSKIFQSIFPDLRIEYTSSGFFSSIDERSNVILELCKGEYELVIIGMGAPYQEKFLLDLIATGWHGIGYTCGAFLHQTASQGIDYYPRWIDKLNLRWMYRIYDEPKLFNRYMFEYPKFIVFFIYDVVKEKILKYNRIN
- a CDS encoding ABC transporter ATP-binding protein, whose translation is MQPTLLSLKNMDVFYGRIHAVRRATLHVRQGEIVALIGGNGAGKTTMLCTISGLIRPGQGSVIFGEEDLVRRSPEQIVRAGISHVPEGRLVFSPLSVEDNLRLGAYTRPRFRQRAGIAEDLQTMYSMFPVLRERRTQAAGTLSGGEQQMLAIGRALMARPRLLLLDEPGMGLAPLVVKDIFHHIVELRDRLGLTVLLVEQNARSALKIADRGYVLENGRVILQGTADELLANRDVQRAYLGRELDA
- a CDS encoding phenylacetate--CoA ligase family protein — protein: MYWQSEYECMERGELELLQLERLQATLNRVARNVPLYRKRFAELGIDPYDVQSLEDVKRLPFTTKEDLRQNYPYGLFAVPLRDVVRMQASTGTTGKPTVVGYTSGDVRRWSELAARILTAGGVTKDDAVQIAFNYGLFTGAFGVHSGAELIGASVIPSSGGDARRQISIMQDYRTTALVCTPSYALHLADTLDEMGVNKTALSLRFGLFGSEPWTEETRREIESRLGIQATDNYGLSEITGVAGECLERAGLHINEDHFLAEIVDPDTGEVLPAGAKGELVLTTLTKEAFPLIRFRTGDLTTLIDAPCPCGRTLKRMTRIPGRSDDMLIIHGVNVFPAQIEAVIAGTGLTDPHYQIVLDRVGHMDLATIKLEAPESFCTDSIKKSQRILENVRIRLQTELGVAFEVRLVEPRTIERVNGGRIVDRRKM
- a CDS encoding branched-chain amino acid ABC transporter permease, which translates into the protein MAYRKDMIWLAFFFGLLMLAPALLPNNYYLTILILGCLHAMNAVGLCLLVGHAGQISLGHAGFYGLGAYTSSYLSTTVGLSVGLSMLSGVALTVVVSILVGLPSLKLKGHYLAMATLGFGIILSILFTETVDITGGPSGFVGIPRLSLFGFELRKDVTLYRAVAVMLCLIVWFSFNLLHSRVGRALRALHTSERAAEAMGVDIARYKLLVFVLSAAFSGIAGVLYAHYLTFIAPSSFGFMFSVELIVMVVLGGMISVPGAIVGAFFVTVLPEFLRAFENIEVLLFGAILILCMMFLPDGMAGGWNRLWSWGKARLSGAAHE
- a CDS encoding branched-chain amino acid ABC transporter permease; translated protein: MDPSSLLQYLITGLTLGSTYGLTALGFTIIFNTTGVINFAQGEFVMLGGMMSVYFMHSRGFSEPAAVVLAVLGATMAGALVERLAIRPVRDCPTINLIIITIGVSIFIRGLAMLLWGKDTHVLEPFSGNQPIMFLGAAIMPQAIWVLVISLFLLGALKMFFSGTIHGKAMLACSFDSKAASLVGIGVQRMVLLSFMISALVGAVGGVILAPITMTSYDVGIMLGLKGFAACILGGLGNPFGAAAGGVILGVLESFGAGFVSSAYKDALAFVILLILLFVKPSGLFGLKDSKRV
- the rpsT gene encoding 30S ribosomal protein S20, giving the protein MANHKSALKRHRQSLKARERNRMMKTRVKNATKALHAAIESNDNEAVANALKNVTSILDKAASKKIVHWRTAARKISRLSVASNKI
- a CDS encoding ABC transporter substrate-binding protein, encoding MNAAKCVIALVAFLLTCVPAFAADAIKIGAILSVTGPASFLGEPEKNTLIMLQDQLNAAGGVNGQQVEVIVYDDESDVNKCVMAAKKLLDQDQVAVVIGPSISGNTLAISKFFSSAEVPLVSCAAAEKIVRPVDPWVFNTPQLDRHAVTRILQDAKAKGYSRLAILTVSDGYGQAGRGVLKELIPAQGFELAADEVYGPKDTDMTAQLTKIKGAGADAIICWGTNPGPAVVARNRVQLGLTVPLYMSHGVASNKFIELAGDAAEGLILPAGRLVAVEQVPADHPQKAVLEAYVEGYTKTYGTQISSFGGYAHDAFALVMEAIAKGGSAKSADIRDNLEKISGFAGTSGVYTYSPENHNGLDESAFIMVTIENGAWKALN